The following proteins are co-located in the Vigna unguiculata cultivar IT97K-499-35 chromosome 9, ASM411807v1, whole genome shotgun sequence genome:
- the LOC114164477 gene encoding uncharacterized protein LOC114164477, whose protein sequence is MLNDDWVRAAMTDETVVVQLLLRLKQTVSTKSHHHRPPLSWGVKQPRSRSRLTAAVSRCDAALSTRCSPTTPLSWSSAASPSATADGYEDSSRQHHAARSKATATSGYTGNSASTKRCRRKKTFAELKEEESSLLKERIYLKKEIATINANFEAERAKNESLKRMKLDIGSKSRKNPSSTSVEPQRMVAGQPHQRIVSAEALIRTTQDDTRSQASESRPNEIESTGEKFFLIPDLNMTPSDDVSCTDAQC, encoded by the exons ATGCTGAACGACGACTGGGTCAGGGCGGCCATGACGGACGAAACCGTCGTCGTCCAACTTCTCCTACGACTCAAGCAAACCGTTTCCACCAAATCTCACCACCACCGCCCGCCTCTCTCCTGGGGGGTCAAACAGCCGCGCTCAAGATCAAGGCTCACCGCTGCCGTCTCTCGATGCGACGCCGCCCTTTCAACCAGATGCAGTCCCACCACGCCGCTCTCATGGAGCAGCGCCGCCTCGCCATCCGCCACCGCCGACGGTTACGAAGACTCCAGCCGCCAACACCATGCCGCCAGATCCAag GCCACTGCCACAAGTGGATACACTGGCAACTCGGCTTCTACCAAGAGGTGCAGAAGAAAAAAG ACCTTTGCTGAACTAAAGGAAGAGGAAAGCTCCCTGCTAAAGGAAAGGATATATTTGAAAAAG GAAATTGCAACCATAAATGCAAATTTTGAGGCAGAGAGAGCTAAAAATGAGAGTTTGAAGAGGATGAAG CTGGATATCGGATCAAAATCTCGGAAGAATCCAAGTTCAACATCTGTTGAACCACAGCGTATGGTTGCTggtcaaccccatcagagaatAGTATCTGCGGAGGCCCTCATACGTACCACTCAAGACGATACCCGTTCACAAGCATCGGAATCTAGGCCAAACGAGATAGAATCAACCGGGGAAAAGTTTTTCTTGATACCGGATCTAAATATGACGCCATCGGATGATGTTTCTTGCACTGACGCTCAATGTTGA